The sequence below is a genomic window from Tubulanus polymorphus chromosome 1, tnTubPoly1.2, whole genome shotgun sequence.
aaatcatatattttttccctccttttttcaatttttacgaTATATATGAAAGATATGTAGCCAGTGATATTACAAAATGTGctcgattttagaaattaagatCAAAATCTTAAATTTTCAAGTTTgtaatgtaaataaatacttAGTACGCTACGGTGTAAGCTATATCATTTATGTATATTCAAGTATTTAtgaacctttataaaatggaAATACTATGCTATATGTTACATCTACCTTCGTAATCTATGAAACCGtcttcatttatatcagcatTATTCATGACGTCATTCATTTCCTCTTCTGTAAGTTTATCGCCTCGCTTTCGCAACATTTTCTTCAACTCATCAGCGCTTATTTTACCATTACCATCGGCGTCGAATACACGAAATGCTCGCATTAGTTCATCTTCGGGATTCGGGTGCTTTTCATCGAAATGGTCCATCAAACCTTTGAATTCGTTGAATTCAATCGTACCgttatctatatattttccaAAAGGAATGTTTACAAATATACACATCAGTAACAAATATGCAATGTCTTGTTTATTCATTATCTTCATAGAGAtatcattcaatatcatttgtaGATTATTGTGC
It includes:
- the LOC141915484 gene encoding neo-calmodulin-like, coding for MAGQRGQAGDFKSYREAFDMFDRNNDSHISVYELGIVMRSLGRNPTVGDIEDIIHQVDTNDNGTIEFNEFKGLMDHFDEKHPNPEDELMRAFRVFDADGNGKISADELKKMLRKRGDKLTEEEMNDVMNNADINEDGFIDYEEFVRMMHGNSVF